A window from Athalia rosae chromosome 5, iyAthRosa1.1, whole genome shotgun sequence encodes these proteins:
- the LOC105687318 gene encoding carnitine O-palmitoyltransferase 2, mitochondrial-like isoform X1: MSLLAAKRIHPITAKVNGYTTLLPLQRLSSKNEAASVDHGDEYQYIEKSKVGTMHFQRSMPRLPIPQLEKTCERYLLAQKPILIEEQLRHTESCVKRFLVGEGPTLQKELKAFDAKNRHTSYISEYWFDMYLRDRKPLPINYNPIVAFAPEKDPRYENQLIKATNLLISSIRFMKSLRTGVLAPEVFHLNPKKSDTDTFRKVTGALPPLLSWYGAYLFKAFPLDMSQYHNLFNTTRIPELEKDMIYQDVTARHIVVMRKGNFYRFDVLDKENFIYSPKEIASNLKAILADDAEVAENPIGLLTTTERDLWAGTRHHLSEIGNQDLLKTIDSAILMLILDEETLATDYKHLIRTLLHSDGVNRWFDKSFSLIVAKDGTAGLNFEHSWGDGVAILRYLQDVKKDTEVKPRFHPEDVASVSPNSSIKKLNVVTDARISNAINQAKEEYKKWYDRVGVDYFIYDGFGKKECKTIGVSPDAVMQLAFQLAYYKQEREMVATYESCSTAAFKHGRTETVRSCTTATRAFCEAVTNSSSKISKSELKKMIVNCCNTHNQLIKEAAMGQGFDRHLFALNKMWEKLGIQKPAIFEDPAYAALNHNILSTSTLSSPAVTAGGFGPVVQDGYGIGYMIQDLRLGAVSTSYTDRRNGSDYIKLLESAIKEIHAILSHE, encoded by the exons atgtcgcTACTCGCTGCTAAGCGAATACATCCCATTACTGCCaaa gtcAATGGATACACGACTTTGTTGCCTTTGCAAAGATTAAG CTCTAAAAATGAAGCTGCAAGTGTTGATCATGGAGACGAATATCAGTACATAGAAAAAAGCAAAGTGGGTACGATGCATTTCCAAAGATCAATGCCGCGTTTACCAATCCCTCAATTGGAAAAGACGTGCGAGCGTTATCTCCTGGCACAAAAGCCTATATTGATAGAAGAACAGTTACGGCATACGGAGTCTTGCGTGAAACGTTTTCTTGTTGGAGAAGGACCTACCCTTCAAAAAGAGCTCAAGGCTTTTGATGCAAAGAACCGGCACACTAGTTACATATCCGAGTATTGGTTTGATATGTATCTGAGAGATAGAAAACCTTTACCTATTAATTATAATCCAATTGTTGCTTTTGCTCCTGAAAAAGACCCACGTTATGAAAACCAGTTAATTAAGGCCACGAATCTTCTGATCTCTTCCATCCGGTTTATGAAATCTCTTAGAACAGGCGTTTTGGCACCAGAAGTCTTCCATTTGAATCCTAAGAAGTCTGATACCGATACTTTTAGAAAAGTTACCGGAGCCTTACCTCCTTTGCTTTCTTGGTACGGAGCCTATTTGTTCAAG GCTTTCCCATTGGATATGTCGCAATATCACAACCTGTTCAATACAACAAGAATTCCAGAATTAGAGAAAGATATGATTTATCAAGACGTGACGGCAAGACATATTGTTGTTATGAGAAAAGGGAATTTCTACAGGTTTGACGTATTGGACAAAGAGAACTTTATTTACTCGCCCAAGGAAATAGCTTCTAATCTAAAAGCTATCTTAGCAGATGATGCTGAAGTTGCTGAAAATCCGATTGGCCTATTAACGACTACGGAACGTGATTTATGGGCAGGAACAAGGCATCATTTATCAGAAATCGGCAACCAAGATTTGCTGAAAACCATCGATTCAGCGATACTGATGTTGATTTTAGATGAGGAGACTTTAGCTACCGATTATAAACATCTTATACGGACGTTATTGCATAGTGATGGTGTTAATAGATGGTTCgataaatcattttctttAATTGTAGCTAAAGATGGGACTGCTGGTCTAAATTTCGAACATTCTTGGGGCGATGGAGTTGCAATTTTGAGATACCTTCAG GATGTTAAAAAAGATACAGAAGTAAAACCCAGATTTCATCCAGAAGACGTAGCTTCGGTTTCGCCGAATTCTTCCATAAAGAAACTGAACGTTGTTACCGATGCAAGAATTTCTAATGCGATCAACCAAGCCAAAGAGGAATACAAAAAATGGTACGACCGAGTGGGAGTTGACTATTTCATTTACGatggatttggaaaaaaagaatgcaaAACGATCGGCGTCAGTCCAGATGCAGTTATGCAGCTTGCTTTTCAATTGGCTTACTATAAACAGGAAAGAGAAATGGTCGCAACTTACGAGTCATGCAGCACTGCTGCTTTCAAACATGGGCGAACAGAGACGGTCAGATCTTGTACAACCGCAACTAGAGCATTTTGCGAAGCAGTTACAAATTCCTCTTCAAAGATTTCAAAAtctgagttgaaaaaaatgatcgttaaCTGTTGCAACACGCATAATCAACTAATCAAGGAAGCAGCTATGG GTCAAGGATTTGACCGTCACTTATTTGCACTGAATAAAATGTGGGAAAAGCTCGGTATCCAAAAACCAGCAATTTTTGAAGATCCCGCATACGCGGCACTGAATCATAACATTCTTTCTACGTCAACTTTGTCAAGTCCAGCAGTTACTGCTGGAGGATTTGGTCCTGTCGTCCAAGACGGTTATGGTATTGG GTACATGATTCAAGATCTCAGGCTTGGAGCAGTTTCAACGAGCTACACAGACCGTCGTAACGGAAGTGATTATATAAAACTTCTAGAGTCTGCGATTAAAGAAATTCATGCGATATTATCGCATGAgtaa
- the LOC105687319 gene encoding protein DENND6A isoform X2 produces the protein MSEASCSAAEENGIKETRQESKPAKKKWERFSSWVHCICVVTFDLELGQAIELVYPSHVKLTEQERSNVCYLAFPDSNSGCMGDTQYHVRIRQNSKNCQNTRSLKEYDRKCPVFVQSDREYYWGYVYFRQVKDKALPRGYFQKSVVIITKLPLVNLFTEICALIAPEFFDAGAVALEAASGDIDRWPLPVPGQILHLTLMGVLFQATIPTVAALDHVPNKHSLRKIVLTSAYEGDMFRSLASVVSHVHLLWELVLLAEPIVVMASSPTICAEMVQALTATIAPLKYCADHRPYFTIHDSEFKEYTADAPSPPAVILGVTNPFFAKTLQHWPHIIRITNGSSLENQKYRIKKAENLKVLDSKPGVYTQYKPFLQKDKAILKKLLRGIQTKRPGEVQTAMLRRHLLELTESFMIPLERYIASLMPLQKNISPFKATPIPQLFNPDDFLATLSNAGPQLTIGIKGDWVGLYRRFFRSPNFSGWFHTRYMELTQKLQALQLEALSQADLKTWVQGKQEVEVVDMILRIRQKLDKSSEDDLPISTSIQEELSLNNSSEIIFHRRIYRELIHWLTDSLCASRLKISIHIAWEILHSVHPHTIIKIGR, from the exons ATGTCGGAGGCATCTTGCTCGGCTGCTGAAGAAAATGGGATAAAGGAAACTAGACAAGAATCAAAACCGGCCAAGAAGAAATGGGAAAGATTCAGCAGCTGGGTGCATTGCATATGCGTTGTCACATTTGATCTTGAACTCGGCCAAGCTATTGAG CTAGTTTATCCAAGTCATGTTAAACTGACGGAGCAAGAGAGGTCCAATGTTTGTTATTTGGCTTTTCCTGACTCTAATTCTGGATGCATGGGCGACACTCAATACCATGTTCGGATTAGgcaaaattctaaaaattgtcaaaatacTCGGTCACTGAAAGAGTACGACAGAAAATGTCCAGTCTTTGTACAATCGGATAGAGAATATTACTGGGGTTATGTATACTTCCGACAAGTCAAAGACAAGGCATTACCCCGAGGCTATTTTCAAAAG agtgttgtaataataacaaaacttCCGTTAGTAAATTTATTCACTGAAATCTGTGCGTTGATTGCACCAGAATTTTTTGACGCTGGTGCAGTTGCCCTGGAAGCTGCTAGTGGAGACATCGATCGATGGCCTCTGCCGGTTCCAGGACAAATACTCCATCTTACACTCATGGGTGTTCTCTTCCAG GCAACCATACCGACCGTAGCTGCTCTGGATCATGTTCCGAATAAACATTCATTGCGTAAAATTGTCCTGACTTCTGCCTATGAAGGAGACATGTTTAGAAGTTTAGCTAGCGTCGTAAGCCACGTGCATTTGTTATGGGAACTAGTGTTGCTTGCCGAACCTATTGTGGTTATGGCTAGTTCTCCAACAATTTGTGCAGAAATGGTGCAAGCTCTGACAGC GACGATAGCACCGCTCAAATACTGTGCCGATCATCGTCCTTACTTTACTATACATGATTCAGAATTTAAGGAATATACTGCAGACGCTCCATCACCACCGGCGGTAATTTTAGGTGTAACAAATCCATTTTTTGCTAAAACTCTCCAACACTGGCCTCATATCATTAGAATAACGAACGGTTCGAGCTTAG AAAATCAAAAGTATAGAATTAAAAAGGCAGAAAATTTAAAAGTGTTGGATTCAAAGCCTGGCGTCTATACTCAATATAAACCGTTCTTACAAAAAGATAAAGCTATTTTAAAAAAGCTTCTCAGAGGCATTCAAACCAAAAGACCTGGCGAAGTACAAACGGCTATGCTGAGAAGGCACCTCTTGGAATTAACAGAGAGTTTTATGATCCCCCTAGAAAGATACATAGCCAGTCTTATGCctctacaaaaaaatatatcacctTTTAAG GCTACGCCAATACCTCAACTCTTCAATCCAGATGACTTTTTGGCTACACTGAGTAATGCCGGCCCCCAATTAACTATAGGAATCAAAGGGGATTGGGTTGGATTGTACCGACGGTTTTTCAGGTCGCCTAATTTCTCCGGCTGGTTTCATACCAGGTACATGGAATTGACGCAAAAACTCCAAGCTCTACAATTAGAAGCGTTATCGCAGGCT GATTTAAAAACGTGGGTTCAAGGTAAACAAGAGGTTGAAGTTGTAGACATGATCCTGAGGATCCgacaaaaattagataaaagtTCTGAAGACGACCTACCGATCAGCACATCGATTCAGGAAGAGCTAA GTTTGAACAATAGCAgtgagattatttttcatcgacgaattTATCGAGAGTTAATTCACTGGTTAACTGATTCATTATGTGCCTCCCGCCTTAAAATCTCCATTCACATTGCATGGGAAATTCTTCACTCAGTCCATCCTCATACCATTATTAAAATAGGTAGGTAA
- the LOC105687319 gene encoding protein DENND6A isoform X1 — translation MSEASCSAAEENGIKETRQESKPAKKKWERFSSWVHCICVVTFDLELGQAIELVYPSHVKLTEQERSNVCYLAFPDSNSGCMGDTQYHVRIRQNSKNCQNTRSLKEYDRKCPVFVQSDREYYWGYVYFRQVKDKALPRGYFQKSVVIITKLPLVNLFTEICALIAPEFFDAGAVALEAASGDIDRWPLPVPGQILHLTLMGVLFQTYIPNQNYKATIPTVAALDHVPNKHSLRKIVLTSAYEGDMFRSLASVVSHVHLLWELVLLAEPIVVMASSPTICAEMVQALTATIAPLKYCADHRPYFTIHDSEFKEYTADAPSPPAVILGVTNPFFAKTLQHWPHIIRITNGSSLENQKYRIKKAENLKVLDSKPGVYTQYKPFLQKDKAILKKLLRGIQTKRPGEVQTAMLRRHLLELTESFMIPLERYIASLMPLQKNISPFKATPIPQLFNPDDFLATLSNAGPQLTIGIKGDWVGLYRRFFRSPNFSGWFHTRYMELTQKLQALQLEALSQADLKTWVQGKQEVEVVDMILRIRQKLDKSSEDDLPISTSIQEELSLNNSSEIIFHRRIYRELIHWLTDSLCASRLKISIHIAWEILHSVHPHTIIKIGR, via the exons ATGTCGGAGGCATCTTGCTCGGCTGCTGAAGAAAATGGGATAAAGGAAACTAGACAAGAATCAAAACCGGCCAAGAAGAAATGGGAAAGATTCAGCAGCTGGGTGCATTGCATATGCGTTGTCACATTTGATCTTGAACTCGGCCAAGCTATTGAG CTAGTTTATCCAAGTCATGTTAAACTGACGGAGCAAGAGAGGTCCAATGTTTGTTATTTGGCTTTTCCTGACTCTAATTCTGGATGCATGGGCGACACTCAATACCATGTTCGGATTAGgcaaaattctaaaaattgtcaaaatacTCGGTCACTGAAAGAGTACGACAGAAAATGTCCAGTCTTTGTACAATCGGATAGAGAATATTACTGGGGTTATGTATACTTCCGACAAGTCAAAGACAAGGCATTACCCCGAGGCTATTTTCAAAAG agtgttgtaataataacaaaacttCCGTTAGTAAATTTATTCACTGAAATCTGTGCGTTGATTGCACCAGAATTTTTTGACGCTGGTGCAGTTGCCCTGGAAGCTGCTAGTGGAGACATCGATCGATGGCCTCTGCCGGTTCCAGGACAAATACTCCATCTTACACTCATGGGTGTTCTCTTCCAG ACATACATTCCAAACCAAAACTACAAGGCAACCATACCGACCGTAGCTGCTCTGGATCATGTTCCGAATAAACATTCATTGCGTAAAATTGTCCTGACTTCTGCCTATGAAGGAGACATGTTTAGAAGTTTAGCTAGCGTCGTAAGCCACGTGCATTTGTTATGGGAACTAGTGTTGCTTGCCGAACCTATTGTGGTTATGGCTAGTTCTCCAACAATTTGTGCAGAAATGGTGCAAGCTCTGACAGC GACGATAGCACCGCTCAAATACTGTGCCGATCATCGTCCTTACTTTACTATACATGATTCAGAATTTAAGGAATATACTGCAGACGCTCCATCACCACCGGCGGTAATTTTAGGTGTAACAAATCCATTTTTTGCTAAAACTCTCCAACACTGGCCTCATATCATTAGAATAACGAACGGTTCGAGCTTAG AAAATCAAAAGTATAGAATTAAAAAGGCAGAAAATTTAAAAGTGTTGGATTCAAAGCCTGGCGTCTATACTCAATATAAACCGTTCTTACAAAAAGATAAAGCTATTTTAAAAAAGCTTCTCAGAGGCATTCAAACCAAAAGACCTGGCGAAGTACAAACGGCTATGCTGAGAAGGCACCTCTTGGAATTAACAGAGAGTTTTATGATCCCCCTAGAAAGATACATAGCCAGTCTTATGCctctacaaaaaaatatatcacctTTTAAG GCTACGCCAATACCTCAACTCTTCAATCCAGATGACTTTTTGGCTACACTGAGTAATGCCGGCCCCCAATTAACTATAGGAATCAAAGGGGATTGGGTTGGATTGTACCGACGGTTTTTCAGGTCGCCTAATTTCTCCGGCTGGTTTCATACCAGGTACATGGAATTGACGCAAAAACTCCAAGCTCTACAATTAGAAGCGTTATCGCAGGCT GATTTAAAAACGTGGGTTCAAGGTAAACAAGAGGTTGAAGTTGTAGACATGATCCTGAGGATCCgacaaaaattagataaaagtTCTGAAGACGACCTACCGATCAGCACATCGATTCAGGAAGAGCTAA GTTTGAACAATAGCAgtgagattatttttcatcgacgaattTATCGAGAGTTAATTCACTGGTTAACTGATTCATTATGTGCCTCCCGCCTTAAAATCTCCATTCACATTGCATGGGAAATTCTTCACTCAGTCCATCCTCATACCATTATTAAAATAGGTAGGTAA
- the LOC105687320 gene encoding tubulin alpha-1 chain-like: MRECISIHVGQAGVQIGNACWELYCLEHGIQPDGQMPSDKVAGSSDDSFNTFFSETGAGKHVPRAVFVDLEPTVVDEVRTGTYRQLFHPEQLITGKEDAANNYARGHYTIGKEIVDIVLDRIRKLADQCTGLQGFLIFHSFGGGTGSGFASLLMERLSVDYGKKSKLEFAIYPAPQVSTAVVEPYNSILTTHTTLEHSDCAFMVDNEAIYDICRRNLDIERPTYTNLNRLIGQIVSSITASLRFDGALNVDLTEFQTNLVPYPRIHFPLVTYAPVISAEKAYHEQLSVGEITNACFEPANQMVKCDPRHGKYMACCMLYRGDVVPKDVNAAIATIKTKRTIQFVDWCPTGFKVGINYQPPTVVPGGDLAKVQRAVCMLSNTTAIAEAWARLDHKFDLMYAKRAFVHWYVGEGMEEGEFSEAREDLAALEKDYEEVGMDSVEAEDEGAEEY, encoded by the exons ATG cgTGAATGTATCTCAATCCACGTTGGCCAAGCTGGAGTCCAGATTGGTAACGCCTGCTGGGAACTCTATTGTCTTGAACATGGAATTCAGCCTGATGGACAGATGCCTTCTGACAAAGTAGCAGGAAGCAGTGATGACAGTTTCAACACTTTTTTCAGTGAAACTGGAGCTGGAAAACATGTACCTAGGGCTGTTTTTGTAGATCTAGAACCCACAGTTGTTG ACGAAGTAAGAACTGGAACGTATCGTCAGCTGTTCCACCCGGAGCAACTGATTACTGGCAAGGAAGATGCCGCCAACAATTACGCACGTGGTCATTACACGATTGGAAAAGAAATCGTCGACATTGTGTTGGACCGCATCCGGAAACTTGCTGACCAATGCACAGGTCTTCAGGGATTCCTGATATTCCACTCATTTGGAGGAGGCACCGGATCAGGGTTTGCTTCTCTCCTTATGGAGCGTCTTTCAGTTGATTatggaaaaaagtcgaaacTGGAATTTGCCATCTACCCGGCGCCTCAGGTTTCCACTGCGGTGGTCGAACCCTATAACTCGATTCTTACCACCCATACAACTCTCGAACATTCCGACTGTGCCTTCATGGTCGACAATGAGGCGATCTATGACATCTGCCGTAGAAATCTTGACATCGAGAGACCGACTTATACCAACTTGAACAGACTCATCGGGCAGATAGTTTCCTCCATTACAGCATCTCTCAGATTTGATGGAGCATTGAACGTGGACCTCACGGAGTTTCAGACCAATTTGGTCCCATATCCCCGTATTCATTTCCCATTGGTAACCTATGCCCCTGTCATATCAGCGGAAAAAGCCTACCACGAGCAGCTTTCTGTTGGGGAAATAACTAATGCATGTTTTGAGCCAGCCAACCAGATGGTAAAATGCGACCCACGCCATGGCAAGTACATGGCCTGTTGTATGCTGTACAGAGGCGACGTTGTCCCTAAAGATGTTAACGCTGCCATTGCAACGATCAAAACAAAGCGTACAATTCAATTCGTTGACTGGTGTCCCACTGGCTTCAAGGTAGGCATCAACTACCAACCTCCAACTGTTGTCCCAGGTGGGGATTTGGCTAAGGTACAACGTGCCGTCTGCATGTTGTCTAATACAACGGCTATCGCAGAGGCATGGGCCAGGCTTGACCATAAGTTTGACCTGATGTATGCCAAGCGTGCATTCGTACATTGGTACGTTGGCGAAGGTATGGAGGAAGGAGAATTTTCCGAAGCCCGTGAGGATCTAGCTGCACTTGAAAAAGATTACGAAGAAGTCGGCATGGATTCCGTCGAGGCTGAAGACGAAGGTGCGGAGGAATATTAA
- the LOC105687318 gene encoding carnitine O-palmitoyltransferase 2, mitochondrial-like isoform X2, with amino-acid sequence MSLLAAKRIHPITAKVNGYTTLLPLQRLSSKNEAASVDHGDEYQYIEKSKVGTMHFQRSMPRLPIPQLEKTCERYLLAQKPILIEEQLRHTESCVKRFLVGEGPTLQKELKAFDAKNRHTSYISEYWFDMYLRDRKPLPINYNPIVAFAPEKDPRYENQLIKATNLLISSIRFMKSLRTGVLAPEVFHLNPKKSDTDTFRKVTGALPPLLSWYGAYLFKAFPLDMSQYHNLFNTTRIPELEKDMIYQDVTARHIVVMRKGNFYRFDVLDKENFIYSPKEIASNLKAILADDAEVAENPIGLLTTTERDLWAGTRHHLSEIGNQDLLKTIDSAILMLILDEETLATDYKHLIRTLLHSDGVNRWFDKSFSLIVAKDGTAGLNFEHSWGDGVAILRYLQDVKKDTEVKPRFHPEDVASVSPNSSIKKLNVVTDARISNAINQAKEEYKKWYDRVGVDYFIYDGFGKKECKTIGVSPDAVMQLAFQLAYYKQEREMVATYESCSTAAFKHGRTETVRSCTTATRAFCEAVTNSSSKISKSELKKMIVNCCNTHNQLIKEAAMEHHFRSRI; translated from the exons atgtcgcTACTCGCTGCTAAGCGAATACATCCCATTACTGCCaaa gtcAATGGATACACGACTTTGTTGCCTTTGCAAAGATTAAG CTCTAAAAATGAAGCTGCAAGTGTTGATCATGGAGACGAATATCAGTACATAGAAAAAAGCAAAGTGGGTACGATGCATTTCCAAAGATCAATGCCGCGTTTACCAATCCCTCAATTGGAAAAGACGTGCGAGCGTTATCTCCTGGCACAAAAGCCTATATTGATAGAAGAACAGTTACGGCATACGGAGTCTTGCGTGAAACGTTTTCTTGTTGGAGAAGGACCTACCCTTCAAAAAGAGCTCAAGGCTTTTGATGCAAAGAACCGGCACACTAGTTACATATCCGAGTATTGGTTTGATATGTATCTGAGAGATAGAAAACCTTTACCTATTAATTATAATCCAATTGTTGCTTTTGCTCCTGAAAAAGACCCACGTTATGAAAACCAGTTAATTAAGGCCACGAATCTTCTGATCTCTTCCATCCGGTTTATGAAATCTCTTAGAACAGGCGTTTTGGCACCAGAAGTCTTCCATTTGAATCCTAAGAAGTCTGATACCGATACTTTTAGAAAAGTTACCGGAGCCTTACCTCCTTTGCTTTCTTGGTACGGAGCCTATTTGTTCAAG GCTTTCCCATTGGATATGTCGCAATATCACAACCTGTTCAATACAACAAGAATTCCAGAATTAGAGAAAGATATGATTTATCAAGACGTGACGGCAAGACATATTGTTGTTATGAGAAAAGGGAATTTCTACAGGTTTGACGTATTGGACAAAGAGAACTTTATTTACTCGCCCAAGGAAATAGCTTCTAATCTAAAAGCTATCTTAGCAGATGATGCTGAAGTTGCTGAAAATCCGATTGGCCTATTAACGACTACGGAACGTGATTTATGGGCAGGAACAAGGCATCATTTATCAGAAATCGGCAACCAAGATTTGCTGAAAACCATCGATTCAGCGATACTGATGTTGATTTTAGATGAGGAGACTTTAGCTACCGATTATAAACATCTTATACGGACGTTATTGCATAGTGATGGTGTTAATAGATGGTTCgataaatcattttctttAATTGTAGCTAAAGATGGGACTGCTGGTCTAAATTTCGAACATTCTTGGGGCGATGGAGTTGCAATTTTGAGATACCTTCAG GATGTTAAAAAAGATACAGAAGTAAAACCCAGATTTCATCCAGAAGACGTAGCTTCGGTTTCGCCGAATTCTTCCATAAAGAAACTGAACGTTGTTACCGATGCAAGAATTTCTAATGCGATCAACCAAGCCAAAGAGGAATACAAAAAATGGTACGACCGAGTGGGAGTTGACTATTTCATTTACGatggatttggaaaaaaagaatgcaaAACGATCGGCGTCAGTCCAGATGCAGTTATGCAGCTTGCTTTTCAATTGGCTTACTATAAACAGGAAAGAGAAATGGTCGCAACTTACGAGTCATGCAGCACTGCTGCTTTCAAACATGGGCGAACAGAGACGGTCAGATCTTGTACAACCGCAACTAGAGCATTTTGCGAAGCAGTTACAAATTCCTCTTCAAAGATTTCAAAAtctgagttgaaaaaaatgatcgttaaCTGTTGCAACACGCATAATCAACTAATCAAGGAAGCAGCTATGG AACATCATTTCAGGTCAAGGATTTGA